One genomic region from Saccharomyces cerevisiae S288C chromosome XI, complete sequence encodes:
- the PCK1 gene encoding phosphoenolpyruvate carboxykinase PCK1 (Phosphoenolpyruvate carboxykinase; key enzyme in gluconeogenesis, catalyzes early reaction in carbohydrate biosynthesis, glucose represses transcription and accelerates mRNA degradation, regulated by Mcm1p and Cat8p, located in the cytosol), whose product MSPSKMNATVGSTSEVEQKIRQELALSDEVTTIRRNAPAAVLYEDGLKENKTVISSSGALIAYSGVKTGRSPKDKRIVEEPTSKDEIWWGPVNKPCSERTWSINRERAADYLRTRDHIYIVDAFAGWDPKYRIKVRVVCARAYHALFMTNMLIRPTEEELAHFGEPDFTVWNAGQFPANLHTQDMSSKSTIEINFKAMEMIILGTEYAGEMKKGIFTVMFYLMPVHHNVLTLHSSANQGIQNGDVTLFFGLSGTGKTTLSADPHRLLIGDDEHCWSDHGVFNIEGGCYAKCINLSAEKEPEIFDAIKFGSVLENVIYDEKSHVVDYDDSSITENTRCAYPIDYIPSAKIPCLADSHPKNIILLTCDASGVLPPVSKLTPEQVMYHFISGYTSKMAGTEQGVTEPEPTFSSCFGQPFLALHPIRYATMLATKMSQHKANAYLINTGWTGSSYVSGGKRCPLKYTRAILDSIHDGSLANETYETLPIFNLQVPTKVNGVPAELLNPAKNWSQGESKYRGAVTNLANLFVQNFKIYQDRATPDVLAAGPQFE is encoded by the coding sequence ATGTCCCCTTCTAAAATGAATGCTACAGTAGGATCTACTTCCGAAgttgaacaaaaaatcagaCAAGAATTGGCTCTTAGTGACGAAGTCACCACCATCAGACGCAATGCTCCAGCTGCCGTTTTGTATGAAGATGgtctaaaagaaaataaaactgtCATTTCATCAAGCGGTGCATTGATCGCTTATTCCGGTGTTAAAACCGGAAGATCTCCAAAGGACAAACGTATTGTTGAAGAACCTACCTCGAAAGACGAAATTTGGTGGGGTCCGGTCAATAAACCATGTTCTGAAAGAACATGGTCTATCAACCGTGAAAGAGCTGCAGATTACTTGAGAACAAGAGACCACATTTATATTGTCGATGCATTTGCAGGATGGGATCCAAAATACAGAATCAAAGTCCGCGTTGTTTGTGCCAGGGCTTACCACGCTTTATTCATGACAAATATGCTTATTAGACctacagaagaagaattagcCCATTTTGGAGAACCTGATTTTACTGTCTGGAACGCTGGTCAGTTCCCAGCCAATTTACACACCCAGGATATGTCTTCAAAGAGTACTATAGAAATTAACTTCAAAGCAATGGAAATGATCATTTTAGGTACCGAATACGCCggtgaaatgaaaaaaggtATTTTCACAGTTATGTTTTACTTGATGCCTGTGCACCATAACGTTTTAACTTTGCACTCTTCCGCCAACCAGGGTATTCAAAACGGTGACGTTACTTTATTCTTTGGCCTAAGTGGTACCGGGAAAACCACTTTATCCGCAGACCCACATAGATTGTTGATCGGCGATGATGAACATTGTTGGTCCGACCATGGTGTCTTCAATATCGAAGGTGGTTGTTACGCCAAGTGTATTAATTTATCTGCCGAAAAGGAGCCTGAAATTTTCGACGCTATCAAGTTTGGTTCTGTATTAGAAAACGTTATCTATGACGAGAAGTCGCATGTAGTCGACTATGACGACTCTTCTATTACTGAAAATACTAGATGTGCCTACCCAATTGACTACATTCCAAGTGCCAAGATTCCATGTTTGGCGGACTCTCATCCAAAGAACATTATCCTGCTAACTTGTGATGCTTCGGGTGTTTTACCACCAGTATCTAAATTGACTCCTGAACAAGTCATGTACCATTTCATCTCTGGTTACACTTCTAAAATGGCTGGTACTGAGCAAGGTGTCACTGAACCTGAACcaacattttcatcttgTTTCGGACAACCCTTCCTAGCCTTGCACCCTATTAGATACGCAACCATGTTAGCTACAAAGATGTCTCAACATAAAGCTAATGCGTACTTAATCAACACCGGCTGGACTGGTTCTTCCTACGTATCTGGTGGTAAACGTTGCCCATTGAAGTACACAAGGGCCATTCTGGATTCTATTCATGATGGTTCGTTAGCCAATGAAACGTACGAAACTTTACCGATTTTCAATCTTCAAGTACCTACCAAGGTTAACGGTGTTCCAGCTGAGCTTTTGAATCCTGCTAAAAACTGGTCTCAAGGTGAATCCAAATACAGAGGTGCAGTTACCAACTTGGCCAACTTGtttgttcaaaatttcaagatttaTCAAGACAGAGCCACACCAGATGTATTAGCCGCTGGTCCTCAATTCGAGTAA
- the SIR1 gene encoding Sir1p (Protein involved in silencing at mating-type loci HML and HMR; recruitment to silent chromatin requires interactions with Orc1p and with Sir4p, through a common Sir1p domain; binds to centromeric chromatin), with protein sequence MLQINSRLAVIDGWLVDTVKRKPINFRSPEVRLLLPNDDDYKKLSQQNLVDWTRLKKDSNSVLVGVKSMELFKHIKLVLREFFLLEDGRIILKRIRSKLRYKVVKKLTCKCCRLYLPKWGTVYIHPMLKDKEKPLAGVCEFSLDVNPDREYPLIEINVSHQYIIIEGFLLYLNERRLYRWNDNNLRSQVGLTKWAHLRKTYNPVSLDILYSLNSNFYFVKDDLLFQLLGKRVFVKFCKVMENGKCGKAPLWYRVKRTTTAKATHIAYAISNSTAPDSFKSKNNDYRFIVREKPIVENTISNLDYSDIKKQQFTEAEVVKRKISADISQIENVHTQFNSQKEKNNIRVNKVSSEVLDQISKFPVSRVTLLLMSAGQDKNYIELVEELARRLEKICIEKTTQSLEEIRDTFQANPEMQASFDKEYYQSIEEYKITLELIKEDLLITLIKQMENMWAAEKKFSTEEEYVSPRFLVADGFLIDLAEEKPINPKDPRLLTLLKDHQRAMIDQMNLVKWNDFKKYQDPIPLKAKTLFKFCKQIKKKFLRGADFKLHTLPTEANLKYEPERMTVLCSCVPILLDDQTVQYLYDDSIIPEFEATSSYATKQSKCGRKMSLQMEPDLLFQEAIRRMRHLTAYDVLRRNYIAAFEELYMGNCND encoded by the coding sequence atgctacAGATCAACTCCAGGCTTGCAGTTATTGATGGATGGCTGGTAGACACTGTGAAGCGAAAACCAATAAATTTTCGGAGTCCTGAAGTAAGATTACTGTTACCCAATGACGATGACTACAAAAAGCTATCACAACAAAACTTGGTGGACTGGACGCGATTAAAGAAGGATTCTAATTCGGTGCTCGTTGGAGTGAAATCTATGGAACTATTTAAACACATAAAGCTAGTTTTGCGAGAGTTTTTCTTGTTAgaagatggaagaataATTCTGAAGAGGATCAGAAGCAAATTACGTTACAAAGTTGTCAAGAAATTAACTTGTAAATGCTGCAGGTTATATTTACCAAAATGGGGCACCGTGTACATACATCCGATGctaaaagataaagaaaagccCTTAGCGGGGGTATGTGAATTTTCATTGGATGTAAACCCTGATCGGGAGTATCCCCTTATTGAGATCAATGTTAGTCATCAATACATTATAATTGAGGGCTTCCTTCTATACTTAAATGAAAGGAGGCTCTATAGGTGGAACGATAACAATTTGAGGAGTCAGGTTGGCTTAACAAAATGGGCCCATTTAAGAAAAACTTACAATCCGGTAAGCCTTGACATACTTTATAGTttgaattcaaatttttattttgtaaaggATGATCTGCTATTTCAATTATTAGGAAAGAGGGTATTTGttaaattttgtaaagtaatggaaaatggaaaatgcGGTAAGGCTCCACTGTGGTATCGTGTGAAGAGAACGACAACTGCCAAAGCAACACATATTGCATATGCCATATCAAATTCAACAGCCCCAGATTCAttcaaaagtaaaaataacGATTATAGGTTTATTGTCAGGGAAAAGCCAATTGTGGAGAATACTATCTCCAACCTGGATTATTCAGACATAAAAAAACAGCAGTTTACTGAAGCAGAGGttgtaaaaagaaagatctCAGCAGATATTTCTCAAATAGAGAATGTGCATACGCAATTTAATAgtcaaaaggaaaaaaataatatcagGGTGAATAAGGTTTCTAGCGAGGTCCTAGATCAAATTTCGAAATTTCCTGTGTCCAGAGTCACCTTACTGTTGATGTCTGCTGGTCAAGATAAAAATTATATTGAacttgttgaagaattggCAAGAAGgttggaaaaaatatgcATAGAAAAAACCACACAATCTTTAGAAGAGATAAGGGATACTTTTCAGGCGAATCCTGAGATGCAGGCTAGCTTTGATAAGGAATATTACCAGAGCAttgaagaatataaaattaCACTCGAACTTATTAAGGAAGACCTTTTGATTACTCTGATAAAacaaatggaaaatatgTGGGcagctgaaaaaaagtttagTACAGAGGAGGAGTATGTTTCGCCGAGGTTTTTAGTAGCAGATGGATTTCTAATCGACCTAGCAGAGGAAAAACCGATTAACCCAAAGGATCCGCGCTTACTGACACTGCTAAAAGATCATCAGCGTGCCATGATTGACCAAATGAATTTAGTTAAGTGGAATgacttcaaaaaatatcaagatCCTATCCCGCTGAAAGCCAAAACCTtatttaaattttgtaaacaaataaagaaaaaattcctaCGAGGTGCGGACTTCAAGTTACATACATTACCTACAGAAGCAAATTTAAAGTATGAGCCGGAGCGGATGACAGTTTTGTGTTCCTGTGTCCCTATTCTTTTGGATGACCAAACTGTCCAATATCTGTATGATGACAGCATTATTCCTGAATTTGAAGCAACATCTTCATATGCAACAAAGCAGTCAAAGTGTGGGCGGAAAATGTCTTTGCAAATGGAGCCTGACCTCCTTTTTCAAGAGGCCATTAGACGGATGCGACATTTAACTGCTTATGACGTTTTGAGAAGAAACTATATTGCGGCATTTGAGGAGCTATATATGGGAAACTGTAACGATTAA
- the SKG1 gene encoding Skg1p (Transmembrane protein with a role in cell wall polymer composition; localizes on inner surface of plasma membrane at bud and in daughter cell; SKG1 has a paralog, AIM20, that arose from the whole genome duplication), with the protein MTASTSVAVGCAVGIPVGVGIIIAVCFWFNLQKRYKREEQDDRELERAIYDESGFVSFDNFGPLRDSKDEAALASSELKNPDHTSGSSEGSAHPEEKDGKSRDQEKPLGKKNSKYYVPAYRRKINLLQVRNNNYGNNARQKSVVDLPSINNSSNVSLSSSQRHITKRQISVYDQMVPVISDEGPNFFADPSSDTNTSNDQNKASMIELKHNTRQSSNENLIRNLQNQDFGSYYPRRASSSFLNGNISNASFHTRNSSITSVNKRDALEDVFATPKSAAQSQLPNTFDKDNEGMDADHSVKDSRSAITDKDKDLYKLQNNYDVGNIGEIAEEDQYENEFTNYSQSKREFIESLRPK; encoded by the coding sequence ATGACTGCCAGCACATCAGTTGCGGTGGGTTGTGCGGTGGGTATACCCGTCGGTGTAGGTATTATAATAGCAGTATGTTTCTGGTTTAACCTACAAAAAAGATACAAGAGGGAGGAACAAGACGATAGAGAATTGGAAAGGGCTATTTATGATGAAAGTGGTTTCGTGTCCTTTGACAATTTTGGACCCTTAAGAGACAGTAAAGATGAAGCAGCACTAGCCAGCTCCGAGCTAAAAAATCCTGATCACACTTCTGGTTCATCGGAAGGATCTGCTCAtccagaagaaaaagatggaAAATCGCGAGATCAAGAGAAACCGTTagggaaaaagaatagtAAATACTATGTGCCAGCATACCGTaggaaaataaatttaCTTCAAGTACGAAATAATAACTACGGCAATAATGCCAGGCAGAAGTCCGTTGTGGATTTACCAAGTATAAATAACAGCTCCAATGTTTCCTTATCATCTTCCCAACGGCATATAACAAAGAGACAGATCAGCGTTTATGATCAGATGGTCCCTGTTATTTCTGATGAAGGACCAAACTTTTTCGCAGATCCTTCCAGTGATACTAATACTAGCAATGACCAAAACAAAGCTTCGATGATAGAACTTAAACATAATACTCGCCAATCTAGTAATGAAAATCTGATAAGAAATTTGCAGAATCAGGACTTTGGTTCGTATTACCCAAGGAGAGCTTCATCCTCGTTTTTAAATGGTAACATTTCAAACGCGTCCTTCCATACAAGGAATTCCTCTATAACATCGGTAAATAAGCGCGATGCCCTAGAGGATGTGTTTGCAACACCCAAAAGTGCGGCTCAATCACAGTTACCAAACACTTTTGATAAAGATAACGAAGGAATGGATGCTGACCACTCGGTAAAGGATAGCAGGTCTGCAATAACAGATAAAGATAAGGATTTATACAAATTACAGAATAACTATGATGTGGGCAATATCGGGGAAATTGCTGAGGAAGATCAATACGAAAACGAATTTACCAACTACTCACAGAGTAAGAGAGAGTTCATAGAAAGTCTAAGGCCTAAATAG
- the UBP11 gene encoding ubiquitin-specific protease UBP11 (Ubiquitin-specific protease; cleaves ubiquitin from ubiquitinated proteins; UBP11 has a paralog, UBP7, that arose from the whole genome duplication), whose product MLLNPDQILNLVRKVYEVDIKQFYSQLRLKNLRGLLDHAAHLFNVYLRDLEINQEMEALTAFIIGCYYLYLIIPQSLQFQTRNNLYSSYAKLKNDYQDEHVMGYVLKVVRDESTVIVDRYLAESNGICRTIKRKRAYSLPLRPLPVHMASLSIHNKFDGSLHEIPNELTKPTNDNSKEDIVRESNQIASSNKLEAGSEVAYYTSKEALSKPSYLKLSTGKDALFKTLSSPATAPPVHSLEVSSQIRDSSQDSSSSLSKVEKPKEEEGKIEAIESSAPKAYNLPVIEDSNDLLSELSITGLQNPCNTCYINSIIQCLFGTTLFRDLFLTKKYRLFLNTNKYPKEVQLSRSIYVLFKKMYLNGGRAIIPNRFLKMCKKLRPDLNIPDDQQDTQEFLLIVLARIHEELSNENVVKYYPDLVSYDANALQVNPSKYEKWYERNVITDGLSPIDHIYRGQLENILKCQRCGNSSYSYSTFYVLSLAIPKLSLYSFTSKSRKIKLEDCINLFTGDEELSGDNAWDCPNCRITDSKSKKEEITSQKKKSTIFGFHSRSRSKSPHHHHHHHHSSDDSTKNAKKRNSKKLTTIKSLDFIVLPPILVIHLSRFYYDLTKKNSTVITYPLILNIILKNGKVIRYKLYGTVNHSGNLINGHYTSVVNKEKSHEIGLNRQVWVTFDDDYIQQHRKDRNNFEAGKTEMSSDEVYVLFYERMDEENYEEEFC is encoded by the coding sequence ATGTTATTAAACCCAGATCAAATTCTAAACCTAGTTCGAAAAGTATATGAAGTAGATATTAAACAGTTTTATTCGCAATTACGGCTAAAGAACTTAAGAGGATTGTTAGACCATGCTGCTCATCTGTTTAATGTTTACCTGAGGGATTTAGAAATCAATCAGGAAATGGAAGCTTTGACAGCATTTATTATTGGTTGTTATTATCTGTACCTTATTATTCCACAATCGTTACAATTCCAAACAAGAAATAATCTCTACAGCAGTTACGCAAAGCTAAAAAACGACTATCAAGACGAACACGTGATGGGTTATGTGTTAAAAGTGGTAAGAGATGAAAGTACTGTTATTGTTGACCGGTATTTAGCGGAGTCAAACGGAATTTGCAGGAccataaaaagaaaaagagccTACTCCTTACCGCTACGGCCTTTACCTGTTCATATGGCCTCTTTGTCAATACATAACAAGTTTGATGGCTCACTACATGAAATACCGAATGAGCTAACAAAACCAACAAATGATAATTCGAAAGAGGACATAGTCAGGGAAAGTAATCAGATAGCATCAAGTAATAAATTGGAAGCTGGTTCTGAAGTGGCGTACTACACAAGCAAAGAAGCATTATCAAAACCCTCGTATTTAAAACTCAGTACTGGAAAGGATGCATTATTCAAAACGCTGTCTAGTCCAGCAACTGCTCCCCCCGTGCACTCCTTGGAGGTTTCGTCACAAATCAGAGATTCTAGCCAAGattcttcatcctcttTATCCAAGGTGGAAAAGCCAAAGGAGGAAGAAGGAAAGATCGAGGCCATAGAATCTTCGGCCCCGAAAGCTTACAATCTACCAGTAATTGAAGATTCTAATGATCTGTTATCAGAGTTATCTATTACTGGCCTGCAAAATCCATGCAATACATGCTATATTAACAGTATAATTCAATGTCTGTTTGGCACTACCTTATTTCGGGATTTGTTTTTAACCAAGAAATATAGGCTATTCCTCAATACTAACAAATATCCGAAAGAAGTCCAACTTTCCCGCTCGATTTACgttttgttcaaaaaaatgtatttgAATGGAGGAAGAGCGATTATACCAAATAGATTCTTAAAAATGTGCAAGAAGTTAAGGCCAGATTTGAACATCCCAGATGATCAACAGGATACACAGGAATTTCTACTAATAGTTTTAGCACGAATACATGAAGAGCTCTCGAACGAAAATGTTGTCAAGTATTATCCAGATCTAGTGTCATATGATGCGAATGCTTTACAAGTTAACCCATCCAAATACGAGAAATGGTACGAGAGAAATGTTATTACTGATGGTTTATCTCCAATTGATCACATATATCGAGGGCAGTTGGAgaacattttgaaatgtCAGCGCTGTGGTAATTCTTCTTATAGCTATTCTACCTTCTATGTTCTGTCACTTGCGATTCCAAAACTATCATTGTATAGCTTTACAAGTAAGTcgagaaaaattaaattaGAGGATTGCATAAACTTATTTACAGGCGATGAAGAACTGTCAGGCGACAATGCTTGGGATTGTCCTAATTGTAGAATTACTGATTCTAAAtccaaaaaagaagaaattactagccagaagaaaaaatcaaccATATTCGGTTTTCATTCCAGATCAAGGTCAAAATCACCCCACcatcatcaccatcatcacCATAGCAGCGATGattcaacaaaaaatgcAAAGAAGCGAAATTCTAAAAAGTTAACCACGATTAAGAGTTTAGACTTTATAGTTTTACCTCCGATACTTGTCATTCATTTATCAAGGTTCTATTATgatttaacaaaaaaaaacagcaCTGTAATAACCTACCCTTTGATATTGAACATTATTTTAAAGAACGGTAAAGTGATTCGATACAAGTTATATGGAACGGTGAATCATTCCGGTAACCTTATCAATGGACACTATACTTCTGTTgtgaacaaagaaaagagccATGAAATTGGACTGAATAGACAAGTTTGGGTTACATTTGATGACGATTATATACAGCAACATCGCAAGGATCGCAACAACTTTGAAGCCGGCAAAACAGAAATGTCTAGCGATGAGGTATACGTCTTATTCTACGAAAGAATGGATGAAGAGAActatgaagaagaattctGTTAA
- the BAS1 gene encoding Bas1p (Myb-related transcription factor; involved in regulating basal and induced expression of genes of the purine and histidine biosynthesis pathways; controls cellular ATP levels; also involved in regulation of meiotic recombination at specific genes) → MSNISTKDIRKSKPKRGSGFDLLEVTESLGYQTHRKNGRNSWSKDDDNMLRSLVNESAKELGYENGLEDVKTIQQSNHLSKCIAWDVLATRFKHTVRTSKDVRKRWTGSLDPNLKKGKWTQEEDEQLLKAYEEHGPHWLSISMDIPGRTEDQCAKRYIEVLGPGSKGRLREWTLEEDLNLISKVKAYGTKWRKISSEMEFRPSLTCRNRWRKIITMVVRGQASEVITKAIKENKNIDMTDGKLRQHPIADSDIRSDSTPNKEEQLQLSQQNNPSLIKQDILNVKENESSKLPRLKDNDGPILNDSKPQALPPLKEISAPPPIRMTQVGQTHTSGSIRSKVSLPIEGLSQMNKQSPGGISDSPQTSLPPAFNPASLDEHMMNSNSISDSPKHAYSTVKTREPNSSSTQWKFTLKDGQGLSISNGTIDSTKLVKELVDQAKKYSLKISIHQHIHNHYVTSTDHPVSSNTGLSNIGNINGNPLLMDSFPHMGRQLGNGLPGLNSNSDTFNPEYRTSLDNMDSDFLSRTPNYNAFSLEATSHNPADNANELGSQSNRETNSPSVFYPQANTLIPTNSTATNNEIIQGNVSANSMSPNFNGTNGKAPSSTASYTTSGSEMPPDVGPNRIAHFNYLPPTIRPHLGSSDATRGADLNKLLNPSPNSVRSNGSKTKKKEKRKSESSQHHSSSSVTTNKFNHIDQSEISRTTSRSDTPLRDEDGLDFWETLRSLATTNPNPPVEKSAENDGAKPQVVHQGIGSHTEDSSLGSHSGGYDFFNELLDKKADTLHNEAKKTSEHDMTSGGSTDNGSVLPLNPS, encoded by the coding sequence ATGTCGAATATAAGTACCAAAGATATACGAAAAAGTAAGCCAAAAAGAGGATCCGGCTTCGATTTACTTGAAGTGACTGAATCACTTGGCTATCAGACACACAGgaaaaatggaagaaattcATGGTCAAAGGACGACGATAATATGCTACGATCGCTAGTAAACGAATCCGCAAAGGAGTTAGGCTATGAGAATGGACTTGAAGACGTAAAAACAATTCAACAATCCAACCATCTTTCTAAATGTATTGCTTGGGATGTTTTAGCTACACGATTCAAACACACCGTAAGAACTTCAAAGGATGTAAGAAAGCGTTGGACAGGATCTCTGGACCCAAACTTGAAGAAAGGTAAATGGACACAAGAAGAGGATGAGCAGCTCTTGAAAGCTTATGAAGAACATGGGCCTCACTGGCTGAGTATCTCCATGGATATCCCTGGAAGAACAGAGGATCAATGTGCGAAAAGGTACATTGAAGTGTTGGGACCTGGAAGTAAAGGTAGATTAAGAGAATGGACGCTCGAGGAAGATTTAAATCTGATAAGTAAAGTGAAGGCATACGGCACGAAATGGAGAAAGATTTCGTCGGAAATGGAATTCAGACCAAGTTTAACGTGCAGGAACAGATGGCGGAAAATTATTACTATGGTTGTGCGAGGACAAGCATCAGAAGTAATAACAAAGGctataaaagaaaacaagaacatAGACATGACAGACGGAAAACTCCGACAACATCCAATCGCCGATTCTGATATACGCTCAGATTCTACACCgaataaagaagaacagTTGCAGCTATCTCAACAGAACAACCCTTCATTGATAAAGCAGGATATATTGAATGTTAAAGAGAACGAATCGAGCAAACTACCAAGATTAAAGGATAATGATGGACCCATTTTAAATGACAGCAAGCCACAAGCATTACCTCCCTTAAAAGAGATATCTGCACCTCCACCAATCAGGATGACGCAAGTCGGTCAGACTCATACCAGTGGTAGCATTAGGAGCAAAGTATCTTTACCAATTGAAGGTCTTTCTCAAATGAACAAGCAAAGTCCTGGAGGAATCTCAGATAGCCCACAGACAAGCCTTCCCCCAGCATTCAATCCAGCATCTCTCGATGAGCATATGATGAATAGTAATAGTATTTCAGATTCTCCGAAGCATGCTTATTCTACTGTGAAAACTAGAGAACCAAATTCCTCTAGCACACAATGGAAATTTACATTAAAAGATGGTCAAGGTTTGTCAATTTCTAACGGAACTATTGACAGCACAAAATTAGTAAAAGAATTGGTTGACCAAGCTAAGAAGTActctttaaaaatttcGATACATCAACATATTCACAATCATTATGTTACATCCACAGACCATCCTGTCAGCAGCAATACTGGATTGTCAAATATAGGAAATATAAATGGAAACCCTCTATTAATGGATAGTTTCCCACATATGGGTAGACAACTGGGAAATGGTCTTCCAGGGTTAAATTCAAATAGTGACACTTTTAACCCAGAATATAGGACTTCTCTGGACAACATGGATAGCGattttttatcaagaaCACCCAACTATAACGCATTCAGCTTGGAAGCAACTTCACACAATCCCGCTGACAATGCAAATGAACTTGGTTCACAAAGCAATAGAGAAACAAACAGCCCGTCTGTATTTTATCCTCAAGCAAATACATTGATCCCAACTAATTCTACCGCTACAAATAATGAAATCATTCAAGGAAACGTTAGTGCTAATAGTATGTCACCGAATTTCAATGGAACAAATGGCAAGGCACCAAGTTCGACGGCATCATATACAACGAGCGGTTCAGAAATGCCACCTGATGTAGGTCCTAATAGAATAGCGCATTTCAACTATTTGCCACCAACTATACGGCCTCATTTAGGCTCATCAGATGCGACAAGAGGTGCTGACTTGAATAAGTTACTCAATCCATCTCCAAATTCAGTAAGAAGTAACGGCAGTAAaactaagaaaaaagaaaaaagaaaaagtgaATCATCTCAGCAtcattcttcatcatctgtGACAACCAATAAATTCAATCACATTGATCAGTCGGAGATATCAAGGACTACATCCAGATCTGATACTCCATTGAGAGATGAAGACGGCCTGGATTTTTGGGAAACGTTAAGATCCTTGGCTACTACGAATCCAAATCCTCCAGTTGAAAAGTCAGCTGAAAATGATGGTGCCAAGCCTCAAGTGGTACATCAAGGGATTGGCTCACATACAGAAGATAGCAGCCTAGGTTCCCATAGCGGAGGATACGATTTTTTTAACGAACTGTTGGATAAAAAGGCAGATACACTGCATAATGAGGCTAAGAAGACGAGCGAGCATGATATGACGTCAGGAGGTTCTACCGATAATGGGTCAGTCCTGCCACTGAATCCTAGTTGA